The stretch of DNA AATTCTGAAATGCCTTCTGTTGATCTGTTACCCACATCAGACAATGCGTTGACAAAATatgatcaaattgatttttctcagaagCTTCTAAATCTCTGGTAATGTCCAAAACACTGCAAGATATTTTTGGATCCTTTGCAAAGAGCTTTTCAGTCTCTTCCACCATTTCTTCCGAGATGTCCGTACAGACTAATTTGGAGAAGTCTTGGGGAAGTTCTGGACAAATGTACTTGAGTGTTGCATCACCTGTTCCACATCCAACCTCAAGAATTGATCCATTAGGCCTCCACTTTACCAATTCACTTAGTTTTGAGATAAAAAGCTTAATGTAGTAGTTACGGATTCCACGATATTTGTTGAGGAAATCTCCGTTGAAGttattaatattcatttttagacCTTTTCGTTAGAAGATACTAAATGATACTGACCTAAATTCTTTGAGAATCTACTTATATTGTTCTCTAAACTCAAATAATGCTTTATCATTATCTTTACTCAGGATGTACGATCATATGGTTACTTATCTATGAGAGAGCAATATGCTTTTATGACATATCGAAACCACACACAGATTCGTTTTGATGTGTGaaggttaaaatttaaaatttgggTTTGaaggtttatttttatttaaacaaaactATTTCTCGCCATAAGCCATAAGTTGAGTCCCTGTTACTCTTCTACTAAATCCCGAATCATGGATAACATTGCCTCCTAATAAGGCTACTTCAACTGCATCCTGTATGTATTCTTCCTGCTCTTCAGGAGTCATCATTTTCAGAGGATTCGGGAGAGCTTTAATAAATCCTGCAGAACAAAACgtttctatatatattttttttttcaaattattaattgaagTACTTACCTATAAATTCTTCCTTGTTGCGGAATAAGAATTTGCTCTCACGCATTTCAACTTTAACATTAACAAATCCAATTGACTCCATTAATTCTGTAATAGTTTTGACAGGATCTGGATCCAGTCTGTAGGGAAATGgatacattttctttgaatcTGGAACAAATCTCTTCCATTTATCCATGTTTGagagttcaaaaaaaatatcacagagTGTAGATCGACGAACAAAGATCAGGAAACAGCTTCCACCAGGCTTAAGAAAGTCGTACATATTCTGAAAGGCTTTTCGCTGGTCCGTTACCCACATTAGACACTCCAAGGAGATAATGTgatcaaattgatttctttcagAAGCTCCAATATCTCTACCAATATCCAAAACATTGCACGATATTTTGGGTTCTTTCGCAAAGAGCTTTTCAGTCTCTTCCACCATTTCTTCCGAGATGTCCGTACAGACTAATTTGGAGAAGTCTTGGGGAAGTTCTGGACAAATGTACTTGAGCGTTGCATCACCTGTTCCACATCCAACCTCAAGAATTGATCCATTTGGCCTCCACTTCACCAATTCActcaattttccaatgaagAGCTCTGTGTAGTGATACCGTACACAGGTATGCCTATTGAGGTAACCAGCACTGAATGTAGCAGGCAAGGTATCTCGATTCATTTCAAACACTCTCTCCTGAGGAAGTCTACGTGACACTAACCAGTTGTTTTTTGatcactttctttttttatttggccCTAATCGGGGCCAGAAGCATGATATTAATTCCTACAATCTCACGGTAATAAACATTAATTTGAAGTGATAAAAAGAAGCACCTTTGGTTGCAAAAACTCTTGAAAATATAAACAGTTTTTTGCGAGATGAGTTTATCTTCTAGACTATTTTATCGTCCATATTGAAAGACCTTTAAACCTTTTTATCAACGTGAGAGGAACATAAAGAGTTTTTATTATTACGCTGATGTGAGGTCTgatatttgttttcttaataatcATTCATGACGTCGAATTAGAgtgtaaagaaatattatgtaGATGGGAACGTAAGAGATTTAATACGTCATTGATGAGCTAGTAAAAATAGTCCAATGGAATTGTTGAATATATGACCTTTGAATGTTATCGTTTTAAgatgttctaaaaattttaaattcagtaaaatttaaatttaaataaggtattaaattcaagacaaaatataaatcaaccATTGTGAATTTGAAAGCCAACAACTTGTAacgtattaattttattttaattatcaaataatttcttttctccgTAAACAACTAAATTTCCTCCAGCTTTAGCATATTTACCCGACTTAGCGATAGCTTTATTGACGTAAGCCAGTTCAACTGCTTCTCTAAAGTACTCATCCTGCTCCTCTTCCTTCATCAAATGCAAAGGATTCGGAAGGGCTTTTATGTATCCTGCAAGTAGAAatgttttgatgattttgttacaaaaaaaattctttcttaagttttttattttcgcCTTacctaaaaattcttctttattaacGAAGGCAAAAGTATTTTGCTCCAAGGAAACTTCCACGTTAACAAAACCGATGTCCTCCATCATACTCCGTATTCTTGCAACGGGATCAGAATCGTAAAAGTACGGAAAAGGATACATTTCATCAACATTCGGGAtgaatttcttccattttgGCCTATTAACTAACTGCAGGATTGTTTCCacaaaattaaccctttggaTGAGGACGTGGAAGCTTCTTCCGCCAGGTGCTAGGAGGTCGTAAATattcctgaaggctttagccTGATCTGCTATCCACATCAGGCACCACATGGAGAAGATGTGATCGAAAGAATTCGTTTCATTGAGATCTTTCGTTATGTCTAAGATTTCAAAGGAAACTCTCTCCTTTAAACTTCTTCTCCGCTTCCTTGAGCATTGAATCCGAAATGTCGGAGCAAACGTAGCGTGAGTAGTCGTCCGGGATGAGGGGATAGATAAACTCCACGGACATATCTCCAGTTCCGCAGCCAATATCAAGAATACTCTCATTGGTCTTCCAATTTAGCAAATATTCgtatttggaaaaaatcgGTTTAAGTTCAGAATCACGAATTCGATTGAACTGATTAAAGAGGTTTGTATCGTAACTTGTATTCATCTTCACAACTTCTTTCTGCAAAATTGTACTTTAACTGATCATTTTCAATCCGAGATTCTCTTTTATATTCAAATGATTCACATCCATGAAcgtaattatttaaatgacgagattgttttac from Lutzomyia longipalpis isolate SR_M1_2022 chromosome 4, ASM2433408v1 encodes:
- the LOC129794564 gene encoding juvenile hormone acid O-methyltransferase-like yields the protein MNINNFNGDFLNKYRGIRNYYIKLFISKLSELVKWRPNGSILEVGCGTGDATLKYICPELPQDFSKLVCTDISEEMVEETEKLFAKDPKISCSVLDITRDLEASEKNQFDHILSTHCLMWVTDQQKAFQNLYDLLKPGGSCFLIFV